One Arthrobacter sp. Marseille-P9274 genomic region harbors:
- a CDS encoding universal stress protein — protein sequence MTVLVGYIPTPEGAAALDRAIVEARSRSAKLVVVNASRGDVFVDDRFVQSDGVEALRKRLDGEDVAYELFQPIGGHDSADEVLDAAEQHGAELIVIGLRRRTPVGKLIMGSTAQRILLQAECAVLAVKAAR from the coding sequence ATGACAGTTCTGGTCGGCTACATTCCCACGCCCGAGGGCGCGGCCGCGCTGGACCGCGCCATCGTCGAAGCCCGGAGCCGATCCGCCAAGCTGGTCGTCGTGAACGCCAGCCGGGGCGACGTCTTCGTCGACGACCGGTTCGTGCAGTCGGACGGAGTCGAGGCGCTGCGGAAGCGCCTGGACGGCGAGGACGTGGCCTACGAACTGTTCCAGCCGATCGGCGGGCACGACAGCGCCGACGAGGTGCTGGACGCGGCCGAGCAGCACGGCGCCGAGCTGATCGTGATCGGGCTGCGCCGGCGCACCCCGGTGGGCAAGCTGATCATGGGCAGCACGGCGCAGCGGATCCTGCTGCAGGCGGAGTGCGCGGTGCTGGCGGTCAAGGCCGCCAGGTAG
- a CDS encoding PRC and DUF2382 domain-containing protein — MITRENIDILAGGNANVLDNSGNKIGSVGQLYLDDRTEDPSWVTVKTGLFGMSETFVPLTEATYDGGDLRVPYTKDEVKDAPRVDPGSHLSPEEEDRLYRHYNVAGGTRTTTGTGTRDTNVSDTRTGTAGTGTYTGDAGTRGVTDRDRVTDRDTAGRTTDDAMTRSEEQLHVGTERHETGRARLRKYVVTENVTRTVPVTREEVRVEREPITDRNVGDAMSGPDLREDEHEVTLHEERPVVDKETVPVERVRLEKDTVTDQETVSDEVRKERIEADGADDRLRDDTLGRDRDRDR, encoded by the coding sequence ATGATTACCAGGGAAAACATCGACATTCTCGCCGGCGGCAACGCCAACGTCCTCGACAACTCGGGAAACAAGATCGGCTCTGTCGGCCAGCTGTACCTGGATGACCGGACTGAGGATCCGAGCTGGGTAACGGTGAAGACCGGCCTGTTCGGCATGTCCGAAACCTTCGTCCCGCTGACCGAGGCAACCTACGACGGCGGCGACCTGCGCGTTCCGTACACCAAGGACGAGGTCAAGGACGCCCCGCGCGTCGACCCGGGCAGCCACCTCAGCCCGGAGGAAGAGGATCGCCTCTACCGGCACTACAACGTTGCCGGCGGCACCCGGACCACCACCGGCACCGGCACCCGGGACACCAACGTCTCGGATACCCGCACGGGCACCGCGGGCACCGGCACCTACACCGGCGACGCCGGCACCCGCGGCGTGACCGACCGGGATCGCGTGACCGACCGTGACACGGCGGGCCGCACCACCGACGATGCCATGACCCGCTCGGAGGAGCAGCTGCACGTCGGCACGGAGCGCCACGAGACCGGCCGGGCCCGGCTCCGCAAGTACGTCGTCACGGAGAACGTCACCCGCACCGTGCCCGTAACCCGTGAAGAGGTACGCGTCGAACGCGAACCCATCACGGATCGGAACGTCGGCGACGCCATGTCCGGCCCCGACCTCCGCGAGGATGAGCACGAGGTGACCCTGCACGAGGAGCGGCCGGTCGTCGACAAGGAGACGGTGCCCGTGGAGCGGGTCCGCCTCGAGAAGGACACGGTAACGGACCAGGAGACGGTCAGCGACGAGGTCCGCAAGGAACGGATCGAGGCGGACGGCGCGGACGACCGCCTGCGCGATGACACCTTGGGCCGCGACCGCGACCGCGACCGGTAG